Proteins encoded together in one Leptospira bourretii window:
- the hslV gene encoding ATP-dependent protease subunit HslV, which translates to METIHATTILSVRKNGKIAVGGDGQVSMGNTVMKHTAKKVRRLYNGKVIAGFAGSAADAFTLFELFEKKLIEHGGSVSRAAVELAREWRMDRMLRRLEALLIVCDANESFLISGTGDVISPDDGVLAIGSGGNFALSAARALVQNTDMDPKDIITKAMGITADICIYTNHNLVIEEL; encoded by the coding sequence ATGGAAACAATTCACGCAACGACCATCCTTTCTGTTCGTAAAAACGGTAAAATAGCCGTAGGTGGTGACGGTCAAGTGTCAATGGGAAATACCGTGATGAAACATACCGCTAAAAAAGTCAGAAGACTTTACAACGGTAAGGTGATCGCCGGATTCGCTGGAAGTGCTGCTGATGCCTTTACTCTATTTGAACTCTTTGAAAAAAAATTAATCGAACATGGTGGCTCAGTCTCTCGGGCTGCAGTGGAGCTTGCACGCGAATGGAGGATGGACCGGATGCTTCGTAGACTTGAGGCACTTCTGATTGTTTGTGATGCCAATGAATCTTTTTTAATTTCAGGAACAGGAGATGTGATCTCACCGGATGATGGAGTGCTTGCCATTGGTTCTGGTGGGAATTTTGCTCTTTCGGCCGCTCGTGCTCTTGTACAAAATACGGATATGGATCCAAAAGATATCATTACAAAAGCAATGGGGATTACTGCTGATATTTGCATATACACTAACCATAATTTGGTGATTGAGGAATTATAA
- the hslU gene encoding ATP-dependent protease ATPase subunit HslU: MTYPTIIAEVAGSQNPAEELTPRQIVEKLDEHIIGQTKAKRAVAVALRNRSRRRKLDESLREEIYPKNIIMIGPTGVGKTEIARRLSKLCGAPFLKVEATKYTEVGYVGRDVESMIRDLAMGALNLVKSEFRDRVKDKATEKAEEIVLDAILPPIFHKKEEDLNPEEKERQSSYQESREKFREKLRKGVLNEQEIEIDIPKPSAPAGMPMLQVFGAGNMEDMDNQLQSLLGDLMPKKTGKRKVKVLDASKLLTESEAEKLIDADKIQSEAVRRVEEMGIIFLDEIDKIAGREGRQGADVSREGVQRDLLPIVEGSTVNTKIGPVKTDHILFIAAGAFHMTKPSDLIPELQGRFPIRVELETLTESDFIKILTTPKSSLTKQYEALLATEGVKINYTTDGIAEIAKLAFQMNEKNENIGARRLNTIMEKLLEDTSFDAPDLPADQKEVVINEGYVSSKLKGIIEDKDLSRFIL; encoded by the coding sequence ATGACATACCCTACTATAATCGCAGAAGTTGCCGGATCTCAAAATCCAGCCGAGGAATTAACCCCTCGTCAAATTGTAGAAAAATTAGATGAACATATCATTGGACAAACCAAAGCCAAACGAGCTGTGGCTGTAGCGCTTCGGAATCGTTCCAGACGTCGTAAACTCGATGAGTCTCTTAGGGAAGAAATTTATCCTAAAAATATCATTATGATTGGGCCAACGGGTGTTGGAAAAACCGAAATTGCACGTCGTCTGTCAAAGTTATGTGGTGCACCTTTTTTAAAAGTAGAAGCCACTAAGTATACAGAAGTAGGTTATGTTGGTCGCGATGTAGAATCCATGATTCGTGATTTGGCCATGGGTGCATTGAATTTGGTGAAATCCGAATTTCGGGACCGAGTCAAAGACAAAGCCACAGAAAAGGCAGAAGAAATTGTTCTCGATGCCATTTTACCACCCATCTTCCATAAAAAAGAGGAAGATCTAAATCCGGAGGAAAAAGAAAGGCAGTCCAGTTATCAAGAATCTAGAGAAAAGTTTAGAGAAAAACTTCGTAAGGGTGTCTTAAATGAACAAGAAATCGAAATTGATATTCCCAAACCTTCGGCACCTGCAGGAATGCCCATGTTGCAAGTGTTTGGTGCTGGGAATATGGAAGATATGGACAACCAATTACAAAGTTTACTCGGTGATTTGATGCCTAAAAAAACCGGCAAACGAAAGGTAAAGGTTTTGGATGCTAGTAAACTTCTCACCGAATCGGAAGCAGAAAAACTGATCGATGCTGACAAAATCCAATCGGAAGCCGTCAGGCGTGTGGAAGAAATGGGAATTATCTTTTTAGATGAAATTGATAAAATTGCCGGTCGGGAAGGAAGACAAGGTGCCGACGTATCCCGGGAAGGAGTCCAAAGAGACTTACTGCCGATAGTCGAAGGATCTACTGTGAATACAAAGATTGGTCCGGTCAAAACCGATCATATTCTTTTTATTGCGGCAGGTGCTTTCCATATGACAAAACCATCTGACCTGATTCCGGAACTCCAAGGTCGGTTTCCCATTCGTGTGGAACTGGAAACATTAACAGAATCTGATTTTATTAAAATCCTTACCACTCCTAAGTCTTCTCTCACCAAACAATATGAAGCTCTTCTTGCCACAGAAGGTGTAAAAATCAATTACACAACTGACGGGATTGCCGAGATCGCCAAACTAGCGTTTCAGATGAATGAAAAAAATGAGAACATTGGTGCCAGAAGACTCAATACGATTATGGAAAAACTTTTGGAAGATACAAGTTTTGATGCACCTGACTTGCCTGCAGACCAAAAAGAAGTTGTCATTAACGAAGGTTATGTGTCTTCCAAATTAAAAGGAATCATCGAAGATAAGGACTTAAGCCGTTTCATTTTATAA
- a CDS encoding chorismate-binding protein: MIQVLELTWESFEKEYRKIGGFLFEDSRSEPGYTLCDWYFDLQEEIEILYTEKEPVAETIKANLSKLDDYREKGFYPCGALFFELGYFFIEGLDLNKSPLAEGTPLLQYSVYKQKKRIKYPNPSSLNLGKLELKNITVLWDKETYKERFEKTREALLLGESYELNLCFPVSISIEGDLFLYYHSLKAKQKTKYSVYYPFLDTRTLSLSPELFFEVKGNEIQTEPMKGTNLRGLTSKQDKDNKTILQSSAKERAENVMITDLYRNDLGRIAKQGTVQVTDLFIVKGLETVWQMVSKVEAKLKNPFAWFPVLKALFPSGSVIGAPKKRSFELLRELENTNRGLYTGSLFVSEMLDGAPWIRSNVSIRTLNLKKDENLWTGNYGVGSGITVLSDAEAEYKECLSKLKFITNPNLPSFEILETLRYRNGHYFLKDLHLERMEETANRFGYPFSKQKAESTLKTLTDGSDDTLRIRLLLGERGEFRGETFSFSNPKIRPTIRLGLADHPIDSNDLFLYHKTTNRSFYQKMLEECKTKSIDDCILFNRDGRILETNIRNLFLKKGKFWFTPTLETGGLPGVFREALIRKGWVKETVLFKSDLLDADEILVGNSLRGFERVDLIL, from the coding sequence TTGATACAGGTTTTAGAACTTACTTGGGAGTCTTTTGAAAAAGAATACCGAAAAATTGGAGGTTTTCTTTTTGAAGATTCCCGGTCCGAACCAGGTTATACTCTTTGCGATTGGTATTTTGACTTACAAGAAGAAATAGAAATCCTCTATACAGAAAAAGAACCAGTCGCAGAAACAATCAAAGCCAACTTATCCAAGTTAGATGACTATAGAGAAAAAGGATTTTATCCTTGTGGTGCCCTTTTTTTCGAACTTGGATACTTTTTTATCGAAGGATTGGATCTAAACAAATCTCCTCTTGCAGAAGGGACTCCCCTCCTTCAGTATTCTGTTTACAAACAAAAAAAAAGAATCAAATACCCCAATCCTTCTTCTCTCAACCTTGGGAAACTAGAATTAAAAAATATTACTGTCTTATGGGATAAAGAAACATACAAAGAACGTTTCGAAAAAACAAGAGAGGCACTTTTACTTGGTGAAAGTTACGAATTAAATTTATGTTTTCCCGTTTCGATTTCTATCGAAGGGGATTTGTTTTTGTACTACCATTCTCTAAAGGCAAAACAAAAAACCAAATACTCTGTTTATTATCCTTTTTTAGATACAAGGACTTTATCTTTATCACCGGAATTGTTTTTTGAAGTCAAAGGTAACGAGATCCAAACAGAACCAATGAAAGGAACCAACCTTCGAGGTCTTACATCCAAACAAGATAAAGATAACAAAACCATCCTACAATCATCTGCCAAAGAGAGAGCAGAAAATGTAATGATTACCGATTTGTATCGAAATGATTTAGGAAGGATCGCCAAACAAGGAACAGTCCAAGTCACTGATCTTTTTATTGTAAAAGGTCTGGAAACGGTTTGGCAGATGGTTTCCAAAGTGGAAGCCAAATTAAAAAATCCCTTTGCCTGGTTTCCCGTCCTTAAGGCTCTTTTTCCTTCTGGTTCTGTGATTGGAGCTCCAAAAAAAAGGTCGTTTGAACTTTTAAGAGAATTGGAAAATACAAACAGAGGTTTGTATACAGGATCCCTATTCGTCTCAGAAATGTTAGATGGTGCCCCATGGATTCGTTCCAATGTTTCCATAAGAACCTTAAATCTAAAAAAAGATGAGAATCTCTGGACAGGGAATTATGGAGTGGGGAGTGGAATTACAGTTCTTTCTGATGCCGAGGCAGAATACAAGGAATGCCTATCAAAATTAAAATTCATCACAAACCCCAACCTTCCCAGTTTTGAAATTTTGGAAACATTACGATACCGTAATGGACATTATTTTTTAAAAGATCTCCACTTAGAAAGAATGGAAGAAACGGCAAATCGTTTTGGTTATCCCTTTTCTAAACAAAAAGCCGAATCCACTTTAAAAACTCTCACAGATGGATCCGATGATACCTTACGCATTCGTTTGTTACTCGGAGAAAGGGGAGAATTTCGCGGAGAAACATTTTCTTTTTCGAATCCAAAAATTCGCCCCACCATTCGACTAGGACTTGCGGATCACCCAATCGATTCCAACGATTTGTTTTTATACCATAAAACAACGAACCGTTCGTTTTATCAAAAAATGTTAGAAGAATGTAAAACCAAATCCATAGATGATTGTATTTTGTTTAATCGGGATGGACGGATTCTAGAAACCAATATTAGAAATCTATTTTTGAAAAAAGGAAAGTTTTGGTTTACCCCAACTCTCGAAACAGGAGGTCTCCCCGGTGTGTTTCGGGAAGCCCTCATCCGAAAAGGCTGGGTCAAAGAAACGGTACTTTTCAAATCAGATTTGTTAGATGCGGACGAAATCCTTGTGGGAAATTCCCTTCGCGGATTTGAAAGAGTGGATCTGATTCTTTAA